CTGCGCCTACCACCGCGACCTGTCCAACCCCACCGACCTCTACGCCGCGATCTACGCCTACAACCCCTCCGACACCTACGTCCGCGCCGTCCTCGCCTGGACCACCGGCTACACCAACACCACCCCGATAACCACTCCCACGCCGGTCACCACGCCCGCCCCGACGCCAACCCCGATCCCGACCGCACCGACCACCACCACCGACCCGACGCCCTTCCCGATCATCAACCTGACGCCACGAACTACCCCGGCAGCCACATCCGCCGAACCCACCGCGACGACGTCCACCTGCGCGCCGATCAGCCTGACAACCACCAGCCTCACCGCGACGACAGGCGCCACCACCCTCGACATCACCGGCCGCTACACCACCGCCACCGGCGCAGGGCCGACCGTCATCCACGCCGACGCCCGCGACACCACCGGCCACACCCTCACCACCACCGACACCACCCTCCCCACCACCCCACCGACCAGCCCTACCCTGCTCACCCGCCTCCCCCTCGACCACCTCACCACCCCCGGCCAGACCACCACCATCACCGTCACCCTCACCACCACCCCGACCGGCTGCCCAACCCAAACCCTGGTCGCCCTGACCGTCACCGGCATCACCCGCCCAGGCACCCCTGCCTCGCCAACCCCCATCCTCAGCAGCCCAGCAGCACGCACACCGACCAGCCCAAGCCCCGAAACTCCGACCTCGACCCCGACGACGCCATGACCACCACCCTGCTGGCCCCTTTCTCGCCGGTCGTCCGCGACGCCCGCGGACCGCAGGTCTCACGGTGAAATGAAGATCTTTCAGCTTGGCTCGATGCAACACCACCCATCCGATCGGGTCCTCGCCGCCACGAGAGCAGTCACCCGGCAGCACCGTCGAATCTCCTCGCGCCGAACCGTCGAGCGCGTGATTGGCTGCCCATGTGGCTGCGTCCGACGTTGATGTGCCGGCGAACTGGCACGGCGGATTCTACGAACTCGCGATCAACCTTGGACCACCCGACGACGCCCGCCTCGAACACGCCCTGACCGCGACGTGGGCAGCAGCAGGAGTGGTCGGCTGTCTCGCACCGGACGGAGACGCGGAGCATCGTCCGGCGCCGTGCACGTTGGAGGGGCTGGAGAGGTTCGGCCACCTCCACGGCGTGGTGAGGCTTCCCGACGGCGGCGCCACCGTGTGCGGCGCCATCGCGATCCGCGAGGACGACGGCGACGACTGGCTCGACTTCTATATCCCACTGGGCGCGCTCGCCGACCACGACCCGAGAGTCGGAGGATTCCCCTTCGGGGACGACGGCGGCGACGTCTCACGCGCCTGGCGCGAGCCGATCGACGCCTGGCTGGCCGACGTCGGGGCATCCGTCCACGAAAGCGTCCGCTACCGCTATGCGGTGATCGGGTTCGAGGCCGCAGGGCTGTCACTCCAGGAGGTCGCTGGCGGGCCCGACCGGTACTTCCACGTCCTGCACGACACCAGCGAAGGCCTTGAACGACTTCCCGTCACCCGGTGGGACTTCGGTATGCCGCCGTAAAACCTGAAGATCGACTTCGGGCGACGTGGATGTCTCGGCGTCGGTGTTGGCCGAGTGGATGATGGATGTGATGACCATCGACCGGCGGACACGTGCGTTTGACGCTCTACACGGGCTGGCTCTCGGGGATGCGCTGGGGTCGCAGTTCTTCGTACCTGCCCACCGTGACGCCCTGTCGCGACGCGGTCTTCCGCCCGGTCCGTGGCAGTGGACCGACGACACCGAGATGGCCTGCTCCATCGTCGCCGTACTGCAGCGGTGTGGCCGCATTGATCAGGACGTGTTGGCGGCGAGCTTCGCCGAGCATCACGACTTCGACCGTGGCTATGGCCCGGGGATGAACCGGCTGCTGCGGCTGATCCGGCACGGCGGCGCCTGGCGGGAACTCGCCGTCGGGCTGTTCGACGGCCAGGGCTCCTGGGGCAACGGCGCCGCCATGCGCGTCGCCCCACTCGGTGCCTGGTTCGGCGACGACCCGGCCGAGGCGGCGGCACAGGCGGCGCTGTCAGCAGAGGTCACGCACGCCCATCCGGAGGGCGTGGCCGGCGCGGTCGCCGTCGCGGTCGCCGCCGCACTGGCCACCCGCCCCGGCACACCCGAACCGCGGACCTTTCTCGACGAGGTCCTCAGCTACGTTCCGCCCGGCCGGGTGCGGCATGGTGTCTGGGCCGCGCGCGGTCTGGCGCATGTTCCGCACGCGCAGATCGCGGTCCGCGAGCTGGGCAACGGGCGGCACACCAGCGCGCAGGACACGGTGCCCTTCGCGCTGTGGGCCGCCGCCCGCCACCTCACCGACTACGAACAGGCCTTCTGGACAACCGCCGCCACCGGCGGCGACGTCGACACCACCTGCGCGATCGTCGGCGGAATCGTCGGAGCGCACCTCGGGGTCCAAGGCCTGCCTGGCGATTGGCGCACGACCATCGAGCCGCTTCCGGACTGGACCGATGTCGCCAGCGTCTCCGCTGGCAGGGAAGACGACCAGTAGCCCCTGCGCCGCCGCCGGTGCACGGGTGAAGGAACGAATCGGCGGGGGCGTCCGGGGCCGCCATCGGACCGGCTCGGTGTCATCGGCCAGCAGACACGGCGACCCGCGGAAATCAGCGACAGCAGGTGATTCCGCCATCGGCCACGACCATGACGCTATGTGACGTTGATTCATCACCGGATGTGCGAGAGAGCTGAAAATGGAACGGAGCCGTTGACCTGAAATTCCCAGACTTGGGAGCAGGGGCACATACGTCTCTGCCCGCGGAGCCGGCGCAGGCGCGTCAGCGGGGCCAGGCGACCGCGTTGGCACCGGTTTCGCGGCTGATGCTGGAGCCGGTGTCGGTCCAGGTTCCGAACTTCTCGCGGTGTAGGTGGGCGAAGAAGTAGCACATGGCTTCGCACTCGGCGTCGAGGATCGCCATTTTGGGGTTGGTCGTCACAACGTCGTAGAAGGCGCGGCCGAGGGCGACGATGTAGCCGCGGCAGTAGAGGAAGCCGTCGTCGGAGCCGTCGGTGACCTCGTGGATGTCCGCCCGGTCGATTTCGTGGAGCTTGCGTTCGAGGACCCGGTCGAGGGCGACCAGGTCCTCGCTCGGCAGGGCTTCGGAGAGGCTGCGGAGCGCGTCGAGGAACGGGTCCAGACAGTCGTCGATCGCGTAAGGGTCCGCGAGTTCGTCGTCGTTCGGGTCGCGCTCGATCAGCGCGTGGCGCAGGGCCAGTGGTTCGGGGCCGAGGCTGGTCCAGGCCGTCTCGATCAGCGCCCAGAACCTGGCCTCGTCGGCCGCGGTCGGCAGGATCCCCTGGGCGCTCGGCGGCTCCGTCATGAGCCGGATCGTAGCGAGCCGGGCGACGGACACGGGGGCTGTCGCCGGAGACGACGGAACAGGCGATCAAAGCGCTACAGGCGGCGCGCCGGGCACCCGGTTTCGAGTGGCAGCCGTCGTTGTGAGAGACGCGGACGTTGGTGCGTGTAGCGTGCCAGAATTCGATTCGGGTGCCTGGCCTGCGGTTTCGCTGTTTGACCAGGCGGCGCGGTGGTATTCGATGATCACGCCCCCGAGGATCTTGCAGCGCCGGACGGAGCCGTCGACGAACCACTTGGTGCATCACCCGTCCGCCGACGTTGCCGTCAACTACTGCCGTCAAGACCCAAGGACGCCCCGCCGGAACGTACTCCGGCGGGGCTTCTCCACGTTCACCAATAAAATCACACGGTCAAGTATGAAGATACTCAAGGAGGTCGACGAACGACGCTATTTATGCCGAACTCCACGAACCAACAAAGAAGTATTCGATTTGTAGATCCGCCCTGGAATCTGAGAGGCCGACAGCTTCTGTCATCGACAGTAGATTGTGCACACACCTCACGAAAGAATGCACATCCGAGCGAAGCAAATGGTCTAGGCCGCGGATCACGATCGCAACTGGAGCCTCGTCGCCTGACATTTGCAGATCCCAAATGCGATCGCTATATGCAGCCCAACTTCCCGCCCCGAGTTCGGAGAAATGAAGCCTCTTGGTGAGTTCCTTCAGGAGCTCTTCCTCAGGATTTCCCGCATCTCGTGGAAGATCCACGTAGACCAGACGGAAGCCTAGCCTAACAACGGTCTCGACCAGGATTTTCTCGTCATGCCCATCCACAAAGAAAGGCTTAGACCTCAACCATGGCAGGTTAGCCACCATGTCGACCCACAACTTCGGCGCTTTTGGCGTTTCAGCATCCACACTGCGGCCCTCGGATTTGAACGAATCCATCTTTGTAGTGTCCTGTATACCAGATTTCACCCTGACCCTCGAACACAGTCGACCGCTTTCCGGCCGATGGCTCCCAGGCATAGTCGGCAGGATATCCGTCTCGACATAGCAGTTTGGGTGACGCCGCCGACAGAGTCCCGTTCTCATCATCGACCTAATCACATTCTCGGCGTAAGGATGGAGATCCTCAGGAGCACCGCCGAGATTCACGTGCCCCGTAAAGTTCACCTTAATTATGCACCAAGACCGGCGTACCACGTTCACCATCCAGCCCGGCCCCGGCAGATAGGGAAAGCAGGACGCCGCCCCTCAATGTGCCGCGGGGTCGGCTATTCAGATCCTTACGGAAGGTGGCTGCCGCCGGAGTCGGGGCGGCGCTCGACCGGTGCCAAACCGGTGACGAACTGCGGCGCAGCCGACGGCACGAGCCGTCACCAACCGACACAAACAGCGATCACACCAGCCGAGCCGCGCACCCGATTGCCAACCGCCGCAGCACAAAACGGCTGTGAACGGCATCCCACGTCAGCCGACGACAGTAGCCCAGCCGGCCGGAAAAGAAGACTCATAATCCTCCGGTCGTGGGTTCGAGTCCAATGCCACTTGATTAGCGGGATGGTCGTGTTGTCAATTTCAACACACCAATAGACTGTCCAGGTTAGGGCAACCCGGGCTGGTCATTTGTCGAAGATGGACAACGCGCTCCGTCGGCGCGTTGATCCTGGTCCTCGTAGAATGGGTGGTGTGGCGCGTCTTTCGGAGACCTTTGAACTACCTGCGGTCGCTGGCGATCGGTTGACAGATCGGATTTCGATCGGTGTTCTCGCGCGGGTCGTTCCACGGGATGTCGTCGACGAGGTTCTCGCCGAGACGCGTCGGTTGGAACAGCGGACGAGGTCGCTGCCGGCGAGGGTCGTCGTCTATTTCACGATGGCGATGTGCCTGTTCTTCGAGGACGACCGCGAAGAAGTGATACGCCGACTCGTCGGAACCTTGCGGTGGCTGGGCTCGTGGAAGACGGAGTGGAAGATCCCGACGACAGGGGCGATCTCCCAGGCCCGGGTACGGCTGGGCGCGGAGCCAGTGAAACTGCTGTTCGAGCGGGTCGCGGTACCGGTCGCCGGGCTGGGCACGAAAGGTGCATGGCTCGGGTCGCGGCGGCTGATGGCCATCGATGGTTTCCAACTCGACGTCGCCGACACCGCCGAGAACGCCGAGGAGTTCGGCCGGTCCACGAACGGGCCGAAAGCGGCGGCATTCCCGCAGGCCATGGTCGTCGCGCTCGCCGAATGCGGCACCCACACGATCGTGGGCGCCGCGATCGGAGGCTGCCTCGGCGACGAGCGGTCACTCGCCGCACCCCTGCTGGATACCTGCGAGCCGGGGATACTGCTGACGACCGACGAAGCCTTCTATGGCTTCGACCTGTGGCGCCGCTTCGCGGCGACCGGCGCGGACCTGCTCTGGCGGGTCAACTCGCTGCTGACCCTGCCCGTCATCAAAGCCCTTCCCAACGGCTCCTACCTGTCGCTGCTGATCGACCCGAAAATCCCCGTCGCCAAACGAGGCCCACTGATAGCAGCTGCCCGCGCCGGCAACCCGCCACCTACCAGCACAGCGCTACCAGTCCGAGTCATCGAATACTCGATAGCAGACTCCGACACCCGCGGACCAAGTGAACTGATATGCCTGATCAGCACTGTCATCGACCACACCGACACCGCCGCGATCGAACTCGCCACCGCCTACCACGAACGCTGGGAAATCGAGAACATCTTCGACGAGACCAAAACCCACCAGCGAGGCGACAAACGCACCCTACGATCCAAGAAACCCGAGCTCGTGAAACAGGAAATCTGGGCGCTCCTGCTCACCCACTACGCCATACGCACCCTCATGACCCAAGCCGCCGACGAAGCCGATGCCGACCCCGACCGGCTCTCCTTCATGAGAACACTGCGCATCATCCGCCGCCAGGTCACCGACTAGGCGGACTTCCCCCCTGACCGACACGCCCACGCACTCCACCAGACCTACCTGGAAATCCGCGAACGCCTCACCCCCACCCGCCGCCACCGCAGCTACCCACGCGCCGTCAGACGAACCCGATACAACGGCTACCGCACCAAACGCCCAACCGACGTCGAGACCCGGTTCGCCACCCCACCCAAGATCATCCTTGCGCGGGCAGCTTAACTAAGCGGCATTGGGTTCGAGCCCCACCCGCCCCACACTCACTTCTGATGTTCCCGCAGGGTCAACGAGGTCGATGTGGATCAGCCTCGTCGGCCGGCGACCGGCTCGGGCAGCTCGATCGGCAACGAGTCTCCGCCGATATCGTCGAATCTTGCATATTTCGTTATCAGGCAAGATGCGGGCATCTCATCCGGACAGTGCTCCTACAGCAGGGGATCAGCAAGATCGAGAAGGTCTCAGACACCTACCTCGATCACAACCTCCTCCCGCAGCGCTTGGTCATCCTCGGGCATTCCACTCCTGCGCTGCATGGCAGGCACTGCTTCCTGTCACGCCTACCCTGGTCCCCGTCGGTCGGTGTATGGATTCCTCAGAGTCATCGGGGTGCGCGCGATGTCGAGCGCGAACTGAGGGAAGCGGGGGCCTGCCGTGTAGTAGCGGGCCCGGGTCCGGCCGACCGGTACCAGGACGTTAGCCGTGGTGAGGTCGCGGAGGTCACGTTGTGCCTGCTGCAGGCTCAGGCCTTCGGCGTGCTCGTAGCGTGAGCGCCGGACGCGTCCGGCCATGGCGACGTCGTGGAGGGCGGTCACCACTCGCTCGTCCAGGCCGTTGCCGCCAGCGAACTCCGAGAGCGCGCGCCATACCTGTCCGGAGCGGTCGAGCCGGCCTTGAACTGTCTGGGCCTGCTGGTGGTAGGCAGTCAGATTGAAGCCGACCCAGCTGGCGACGTCCTGGTCGGGAACGTACGTCGGGCCCCGATCGGCCAGTTCACGATAGTAATCCCAGGTGTTGCCGGGGCGGCCGAGCCACGCCTCGATAGACGAGAACTCCGGCGCGAGGACACCTTCCCGGGCGATCATCAGCGTCTGGAGCGAACGGGACATCCGGCCGTTCCCGTCAACCCAAGGGTGGATCGACACAAGGTGTAGATGTGCCATAGCCGCCCGTACGAGCAGGTGGGTGTCATCCTCGGTGTCGAGCCAGTCGACGAGCTCCTCCATGAGGGTCGGGACGTCGTTGGCGTCGGGGGCGGTGTAGGCCGCGATGCTTGGATCGCGGGCGTCCGTGACGTAGACGGGACCCCGGCGCCATTGTCCGGCC
Above is a window of Pseudofrankia saprophytica DNA encoding:
- a CDS encoding Fic family protein, whose translation is MLYPTPSLAPADERALDEIDAMRQALRHQIQATPAKWTAGLRKFLTADAVAASNSIEGFKVSTVDVEDLIDGERDVEVSDENREETLAYQRMMTYIQTLHDAQDFAYSKGLFNALHWMLQGHRHIARKPAGQWRRGPVYVTDARDPSIAAYTAPDANDVPTLMEELVDWLDTEDDTHLLVRAAMAHLHLVSIHPWVDGNGRMSRSLQTLMIAREGVLAPEFSSIEAWLGRPGNTWDYYRELADRGPTYVPDQDVASWVGFNLTAYHQQAQTVQGRLDRSGQVWRALSEFAGGNGLDERVVTALHDVAMAGRVRRSRYEHAEGLSLQQAQRDLRDLTTANVLVPVGRTRARYYTAGPRFPQFALDIARTPMTLRNPYTDRRGPG
- a CDS encoding IS4 family transposase, with the translated sequence MARLSETFELPAVAGDRLTDRISIGVLARVVPRDVVDEVLAETRRLEQRTRSLPARVVVYFTMAMCLFFEDDREEVIRRLVGTLRWLGSWKTEWKIPTTGAISQARVRLGAEPVKLLFERVAVPVAGLGTKGAWLGSRRLMAIDGFQLDVADTAENAEEFGRSTNGPKAAAFPQAMVVALAECGTHTIVGAAIGGCLGDERSLAAPLLDTCEPGILLTTDEAFYGFDLWRRFAATGADLLWRVNSLLTLPVIKALPNGSYLSLLIDPKIPVAKRGPLIAAARAGNPPPTSTALPVRVIEYSIADSDTRGPSELICLISTVIDHTDTAAIELATAYHERWEIENIFDETKTHQRGDKRTLRSKKPELVKQEIWALLLTHYAIRTLMTQAADEADADPDRLSFMRTLRIIRRQVTD
- a CDS encoding ADP-ribosylglycohydrolase family protein: MTIDRRTRAFDALHGLALGDALGSQFFVPAHRDALSRRGLPPGPWQWTDDTEMACSIVAVLQRCGRIDQDVLAASFAEHHDFDRGYGPGMNRLLRLIRHGGAWRELAVGLFDGQGSWGNGAAMRVAPLGAWFGDDPAEAAAQAALSAEVTHAHPEGVAGAVAVAVAAALATRPGTPEPRTFLDEVLSYVPPGRVRHGVWAARGLAHVPHAQIAVRELGNGRHTSAQDTVPFALWAAARHLTDYEQAFWTTAATGGDVDTTCAIVGGIVGAHLGVQGLPGDWRTTIEPLPDWTDVASVSAGREDDQ
- a CDS encoding DUF4240 domain-containing protein; translated protein: MTEPPSAQGILPTAADEARFWALIETAWTSLGPEPLALRHALIERDPNDDELADPYAIDDCLDPFLDALRSLSEALPSEDLVALDRVLERKLHEIDRADIHEVTDGSDDGFLYCRGYIVALGRAFYDVVTTNPKMAILDAECEAMCYFFAHLHREKFGTWTDTGSSISRETGANAVAWPR